The Halalkalibacter krulwichiae genome has a segment encoding these proteins:
- a CDS encoding ROK family transcriptional regulator, translating to MVTGDAAYIKKINRSFLISKIIEHGLISRAELAKITGLNKATISVQVADMLSEELIVETQQEHKNLGRRPIMLSLNRKAGYALGIDLDYKQITFTLTDLLGSPLSSDTVDIHISDYEHVLSILIENIQHYQDKCSDSHYGIVGVVVGIHGIVTEDEIINFVPSHNWHNKNLKADIEKGTGLSPHIENNANLCAFAEQVYNHHQSVNLLCVSLYSGIGLGIMINGELYEGYHGYAGEMGHMIVVPHGKPCKCGNKGCWEQYASESIFFKLLSERQNKPDLSYLDIQQWLNEQEPNTNQEMKEYIEYLSIGLNNIINLYNPETIVLNSELLKMHKNALNEIKESLTSSVSHFQELIISDFGKEACVMGACALAIKNFLQIPELKFNINDEEIPKIHVEVPNWK from the coding sequence ATGGTTACAGGTGATGCTGCTTATATTAAAAAAATAAATAGGAGTTTTTTAATAAGTAAAATCATAGAACATGGACTTATTTCGAGAGCGGAATTAGCCAAAATCACAGGCTTGAACAAAGCAACAATATCAGTTCAAGTTGCGGACATGTTGAGTGAAGAATTAATTGTTGAAACACAACAAGAACATAAAAACCTAGGAAGAAGACCAATCATGCTATCGTTAAATCGCAAAGCTGGTTATGCTTTAGGGATTGATCTAGACTATAAACAAATTACGTTTACTCTTACCGACTTGCTTGGTTCACCATTGTCTTCTGATACAGTCGACATACACATTTCTGATTATGAGCACGTACTTAGTATTTTAATTGAAAATATCCAACATTATCAAGATAAGTGTTCTGATAGCCATTATGGAATTGTTGGGGTTGTTGTTGGCATTCATGGAATTGTAACCGAGGATGAAATCATTAACTTTGTGCCTTCTCATAATTGGCATAACAAGAACTTAAAAGCGGATATTGAAAAAGGGACAGGCCTCTCTCCTCATATAGAGAATAACGCTAATTTATGCGCTTTTGCAGAACAGGTATATAATCATCATCAAAGCGTTAACCTGCTATGTGTTAGTTTGTATTCAGGAATCGGTCTTGGAATTATGATTAATGGAGAACTTTACGAAGGATATCATGGATATGCCGGAGAAATGGGACATATGATAGTTGTTCCACACGGTAAACCGTGTAAATGTGGCAATAAAGGTTGTTGGGAGCAATATGCATCGGAATCCATTTTCTTTAAGTTATTATCCGAGAGGCAAAACAAACCCGATTTGTCCTATTTAGATATTCAACAGTGGTTAAATGAACAAGAACCAAACACAAACCAAGAAATGAAAGAATACATTGAGTATTTATCCATTGGTCTTAATAACATTATTAATCTCTACAACCCTGAAACAATTGTTCTGAATAGTGAATTGTTAAAAATGCACAAGAATGCATTAAATGAAATCAAGGAAAGCCTCACTTCCTCTGTCAGTCACTTTCAAGAATTAATTATTTCAGATTTTGGAAAGGAAGCCTGTGTAATGGGCGCTTGTGCCTTGGCAATCAAGAATTTCCTTCAGATTCCAGAATTAAAATTTAATATTAATGATGAAGAGATACCTAAGATCCATGTCGAAGTCCCAAATTGGAAGTAA
- a CDS encoding tyrosine-type recombinase/integrase, producing MEFVEPIRDIEKIRVMKHFLIKRSKRDFLLFMLGINTGLRISQLLSLLYEDVMNEGSPREFLEMKTKTQTEYIYLNRNVRKAIINYVNQAHINENDFLFAASNKKQAITRQQAYRIINQAAIEAGISDKIGTHTLRKTFGYHGYKKGIALSLLQRRFNHETRKATLRYIGIADENQVPKLDVNL from the coding sequence ATGGAATTTGTGGAACCAATCAGAGACATTGAGAAAATTCGTGTTATGAAACATTTTTTAATTAAACGTTCTAAACGTGATTTTTTGCTATTTATGTTAGGGATTAATACAGGATTACGTATTAGTCAACTTCTAAGTCTTCTTTATGAAGATGTTATGAATGAAGGTTCCCCTCGCGAATTTTTAGAAATGAAAACAAAAACACAAACAGAATACATTTATTTAAATAGAAATGTTCGAAAAGCCATTATTAATTACGTTAATCAAGCTCATATCAATGAAAATGATTTTCTCTTTGCTGCTTCAAATAAAAAACAAGCAATCACTCGTCAGCAAGCCTACAGAATTATTAATCAAGCTGCTATAGAAGCTGGAATTTCAGATAAAATTGGAACACATACACTTAGGAAGACTTTTGGTTATCATGGTTACAAGAAGGGTATTGCTCTTTCATTATTGCAACGACGCTTTAATCATGAGACTCGTAAAGCCACACTACGATATATTGGAATTGCTGATGAAAATCAGGTACCGAAATTGGACGTTAATTTATAA
- a CDS encoding potassium/proton antiporter, with translation MINGAFNIDYFILLCALLLISGVLTAKFSTRLGVPALVLFMIVGMLAGSDGLGFIYFDNAKYAQLVGILALVIILFEGGLQTKWSTVKSVTAPALSLATLGVIITTSVVAAAAKFILDVSWVEAFLFGAIVGSTDAAAVFAVLKGVNLRKRLGATLEAESGTNDPMAVFLTISFIQLLLTDQPNYLLLVGSFFWQMGIGLLLGLGLGKLATVAINRVNLDSSGLYPIFAMAFALLTYSLTALVGASGLLAVYVAALVIGNAELTYRHSIFRFNEGFAWMMQILMFVILGLLVFPAQLFQFDIIIKGLILSFILILVARPIAVFLSTIGLKFELKEKMFLSWAGLRGAVPIVLATFPMISGLQNSQLFFNVVFFVVLTSALVQGSTITFFAEKLKLTETKTELPIHSLELVSIGKANAEVIEVEINEETSIVNRSLAEIVFPKDVLVNAIIRKGSLITPYGETKVYAGDVLYILVSKQSKKQLKEMLEKPVLSETNVKKAVE, from the coding sequence ATGATAAATGGCGCATTTAATATTGATTACTTTATCTTACTTTGTGCACTGTTGTTGATCTCAGGTGTACTCACCGCAAAATTCTCTACCCGTTTAGGCGTTCCAGCCCTAGTTCTATTTATGATTGTCGGGATGTTAGCTGGCAGTGATGGTTTAGGATTTATTTATTTTGATAATGCCAAATATGCCCAACTAGTTGGTATTCTTGCCTTAGTCATTATTTTGTTTGAAGGTGGTTTACAAACAAAATGGTCAACTGTTAAATCCGTTACCGCTCCAGCACTATCTCTTGCGACACTCGGTGTCATTATTACGACCTCTGTTGTAGCCGCTGCTGCTAAGTTCATTTTAGATGTTTCTTGGGTAGAGGCTTTCTTATTCGGAGCCATCGTAGGTTCAACTGATGCAGCTGCCGTTTTCGCTGTTTTAAAAGGAGTCAATCTGCGCAAACGCCTTGGTGCTACTTTAGAAGCCGAATCAGGGACAAATGATCCGATGGCTGTTTTTCTAACCATCTCATTTATTCAACTACTGTTAACTGACCAACCGAATTACCTTCTACTAGTAGGGTCATTTTTTTGGCAAATGGGAATTGGCCTATTACTTGGATTAGGACTTGGTAAATTAGCGACAGTTGCGATTAATCGAGTCAATCTTGACTCTAGTGGACTATACCCTATTTTCGCAATGGCATTTGCTCTTTTAACTTATAGCTTAACCGCTTTAGTCGGTGCAAGTGGATTACTAGCTGTTTATGTAGCTGCTCTTGTAATTGGTAATGCCGAACTAACGTATCGCCATTCCATCTTTCGCTTTAATGAAGGATTTGCATGGATGATGCAAATTCTAATGTTTGTCATTTTAGGACTACTCGTCTTCCCTGCTCAGCTTTTTCAGTTTGATATTATTATAAAAGGCTTGATTCTATCATTTATTTTAATTTTAGTTGCAAGACCGATTGCTGTTTTTCTATCAACAATAGGTTTGAAATTCGAATTAAAGGAAAAGATGTTTCTTTCTTGGGCTGGCTTAAGAGGAGCCGTCCCAATTGTATTAGCAACGTTTCCAATGATTTCCGGTTTGCAAAATAGCCAGCTATTTTTTAACGTTGTCTTTTTCGTTGTTTTAACTTCAGCCTTAGTTCAAGGTTCCACCATTACATTTTTTGCAGAAAAGTTAAAACTCACGGAAACGAAAACGGAGCTTCCAATTCATTCATTAGAACTCGTTTCTATTGGAAAAGCTAATGCAGAAGTGATAGAGGTTGAAATTAATGAGGAAACTAGCATCGTAAACCGATCTTTAGCTGAAATTGTATTTCCAAAGGATGTGTTGGTTAACGCAATTATCAGAAAAGGTTCCTTAATTACACCGTACGGAGAAACAAAAGTGTATGCTGGTGATGTCCTCTATATTCTAGTATCTAAGCAAAGCAAAAAGCAGTTGAAGGAAATGCTTGAAAAGCCGGTACTTTCAGAAACAAACGTCAAAAAGGCGGTAGAATAA
- a CDS encoding PAS domain S-box protein, translating to MMEENQQVKILIVDDRPENILSLVAILRPLKYELITANSGEEALKHVLNHEFALILLDVQMPGLNGFQVAEIIKSRESSSHIPIIFVTAISQALEHVNQGYSVGAVDYIFKPFMPDILKAKVEALIKIYHYQKRLENQRELLAEQKQALEEANNKLRETTSQLRKSEALTRMIGDTSLDAIVTTDKEGYIISVNPATEKLFGYQSEVIVGENILKLVPSLQTREPSASVIEVEALRKDNGYFSAEVQIGQAEVDDMNFFVCTIRDITQRKVMEQQLREQNNNLERIVDEQTSELILVNQNLIHSEERFRKIFESSPNLMAIQSISTGQYITVNESFLATTGYDLEEIVGKTLECLQLELPNQKKLIHEKEDLHKGFRNVRIRFSSKKGELREGLLSTEIVKIQGEKCVISVITDITERVNFEKKLARMDRLNLIGEMAAGIAHKIRNPMTTVSGFLQISKSQMKYMKKEYLDLMIEELNRANTIITEFLTLAKNKSTDKKAKTLNSVINAIFPLLETEALLSNKIIHLDLNDCPEVLLDEKEIRQLILNIALNGLEAMEPGGCLTIATYLDSEGVVLAIEDEGKGIDTNILDKIGTPFFTTKDTGTGLGLAVCYSIASRHNAEIKISSSTRGTTFYISFNQVQSVSEYRELKESFQ from the coding sequence ATGATGGAAGAGAATCAGCAAGTGAAAATTTTGATCGTGGATGACCGTCCTGAAAACATTTTATCTTTAGTAGCTATCCTAAGACCATTAAAATATGAATTAATTACTGCTAATTCGGGTGAAGAAGCATTGAAGCACGTGTTAAACCACGAATTTGCTCTTATATTGTTGGATGTACAAATGCCAGGACTGAATGGTTTTCAAGTAGCAGAGATAATTAAAAGTAGAGAAAGTTCAAGTCATATCCCAATTATCTTTGTTACAGCAATAAGCCAGGCGCTAGAACATGTGAATCAAGGTTATTCAGTCGGGGCTGTTGATTATATATTCAAACCATTTATGCCGGATATACTAAAAGCGAAAGTAGAAGCTTTAATAAAGATTTACCATTATCAAAAAAGACTAGAAAATCAAAGAGAGCTACTAGCAGAACAGAAACAAGCATTGGAAGAAGCAAATAATAAGTTGAGAGAAACTACATCACAATTACGTAAGTCAGAGGCATTAACGCGTATGATTGGCGATACGTCTCTTGATGCAATTGTCACAACGGACAAAGAAGGATATATAATATCAGTTAATCCAGCTACAGAGAAACTATTTGGCTATCAATCTGAAGTGATTGTAGGAGAAAACATCTTAAAGTTAGTTCCTTCACTTCAAACCCGCGAGCCATCAGCAAGTGTAATTGAAGTAGAAGCTTTAAGAAAAGATAATGGCTATTTTTCTGCTGAGGTTCAAATTGGTCAAGCTGAAGTTGATGATATGAATTTTTTTGTTTGTACGATACGTGATATTACACAACGAAAAGTTATGGAACAACAACTAAGGGAACAAAATAATAATTTAGAACGAATTGTAGATGAACAAACGAGTGAACTTATTCTCGTTAATCAGAATCTTATCCATTCTGAAGAAAGGTTTCGTAAGATTTTTGAATCAAGTCCTAATTTGATGGCAATTCAATCGATTTCGACTGGACAATATATCACAGTTAATGAGAGCTTTCTAGCAACAACTGGATATGATCTTGAAGAGATTGTAGGGAAGACACTTGAATGCTTACAATTGGAATTACCTAATCAAAAGAAGTTAATACATGAAAAAGAGGATCTACATAAAGGGTTCAGAAATGTGCGTATTCGTTTTAGTTCTAAGAAAGGGGAGCTCCGAGAAGGCTTGTTATCAACGGAGATCGTGAAGATACAAGGTGAAAAGTGTGTCATAAGTGTTATTACAGACATAACGGAACGAGTGAACTTTGAAAAGAAATTAGCGCGAATGGATCGGTTAAACTTAATTGGTGAGATGGCTGCAGGAATTGCCCACAAAATAAGAAACCCTATGACAACTGTCTCAGGATTTCTTCAAATTTCAAAGAGTCAAATGAAATATATGAAAAAAGAATACCTTGATTTAATGATTGAAGAGTTAAACCGAGCTAACACAATTATTACAGAATTTCTTACTCTTGCGAAAAATAAATCAACCGATAAAAAGGCCAAAACGCTTAATTCAGTAATTAACGCTATTTTTCCTTTATTAGAAACAGAAGCTTTACTTAGTAATAAGATCATCCATCTGGATTTAAATGATTGTCCAGAAGTCTTATTAGATGAAAAAGAAATAAGGCAATTAATTTTAAATATCGCTTTAAATGGTTTAGAAGCAATGGAACCAGGTGGGTGCTTAACTATTGCGACTTATTTAGATAGTGAAGGGGTTGTATTAGCAATAGAAGATGAAGGGAAAGGGATTGATACTAATATCCTTGATAAAATAGGTACACCTTTTTTTACGACAAAAGACACCGGGACAGGACTTGGATTAGCCGTTTGTTATAGCATTGCTTCAAGACACAATGCAGAAATCAAAATAAGCAGCAGTACCAGGGGCACTACATTCTATATTTCCTTTAATCAAGTTCAATCAGTTAGTGAGTATCGTGAGTTAAAGGAATCTTTTCAATAA
- a CDS encoding CheR family methyltransferase, whose protein sequence is MSVNLIDYDESRNTLEKIEIELLLEGIYRYYGFDFRNYAYPSIRRRILHRIHTEKLSSISSLQEKVLHDGDLLNKLLEDFSINVTEMFRDPSFFKSFKTKIIPYLRELPMIRIWHAGCSSGEEAYSMAVLLHEEGLYEKSRIYATDINEKILEKAKLGQYPIERMETYTKNYYNAGGARSFSEYYSANHEQVMFHSFLKENIVFAHHNLVSDHSFNEFHVIVCRNVMIYFNRNLQERVHHLFFDSLCNNGYLCLGNKEALLKTDCKNNYDVVDPIEKIYRKK, encoded by the coding sequence ATGAGTGTAAATTTGATTGATTACGATGAATCGAGAAACACATTAGAAAAGATTGAAATTGAATTGCTACTCGAAGGGATTTATCGCTATTATGGTTTTGACTTTCGGAACTACGCGTATCCATCTATTAGACGAAGAATACTCCATCGTATTCATACAGAGAAACTTAGTTCAATTTCGAGCTTACAAGAAAAAGTGCTTCATGATGGAGATTTGTTAAATAAATTACTTGAAGACTTTTCTATAAATGTAACGGAAATGTTTCGTGATCCTAGTTTCTTTAAATCGTTTAAAACGAAGATCATTCCTTATTTAAGGGAATTACCAATGATTCGAATTTGGCATGCAGGTTGTTCATCTGGCGAGGAAGCGTATTCGATGGCTGTCCTTTTACACGAAGAAGGGCTCTATGAGAAATCAAGAATTTATGCAACGGACATCAACGAAAAGATTTTAGAAAAAGCAAAATTAGGGCAATATCCCATTGAGCGTATGGAGACTTATACAAAAAATTACTACAATGCAGGTGGTGCACGTTCTTTCTCTGAATATTATTCGGCTAATCATGAGCAAGTCATGTTTCATTCTTTCCTAAAAGAAAATATTGTCTTCGCTCATCATAACCTTGTATCAGATCATTCCTTTAATGAATTTCATGTTATTGTATGTCGAAATGTCATGATTTATTTTAATAGAAATTTACAGGAACGCGTTCATCACTTGTTTTTTGATAGTCTCTGTAATAATGGTTATCTTTGTTTAGGAAATAAAGAAGCACTCCTCAAAACAGATTGTAAAAACAATTATGATGTAGTTGACCCTATTGAAAAAATATATAGAAAGAAATAA
- a CDS encoding response regulator: MKIKTRLYVGFASVLMLMVILGGGALYVHLQQLHVNEVIKEKYEHVKLANFILAETNNTSRMLRDLLLGDISPEDPIIMDSRAQAYEAIDAYEQLSNSDEISELLTELRAINDIYTNAAETVIELVKNDEIEQATKVLIVDHRDDRVSLSYNSQLLASMEEEIMNEAIEESYTLYQRAYMMFWIVVIACFIGCLAITTWVVKTTTRGINRVSSVIAAVPRNPNEVLPRITDIPKDETKEIALAYNAMANVLDENMAHEKELKEKLHEENWIKTNIAEITTSYQGAQHLTKFAELIISKVTPMVGATYGVFYFIDEQDSVITQIATYAANENKINNDTIKMGEGLVGQCAKEKKIIDLESIPEGSLKVTSGLISASPRALMILPIEFEGRVIAVIELASFEDFTTLQKQLLVIVCNTIGVSINSIFGRMKIENLLDESQTLTEELQTQSEELQQQQEELQIINEKLEEQYYNSEEKTKELEKIKVDLEEKNRHVELSSKYKSEFLANMSHELRTPLNSMLILSEMLADNSEGNLTDDETEYAKTIFASGKDLLNLINDILDLSKIETGNIEIYPGEVYVDDLIATLKRQFTPVANQKGIDFSYEVAEGFPKSMITDDLRFKQVLKNLLSNAFKFTKAGSVFVKFDVYNDHSLHEHGAKSDMKLAISVTDTGIGIPKESQALIFEAFKQGDGTTTRMYGGTGLGLSISKEIVHLLGGYIEVESVVGKGSTFTVFLPFHYAKWQTNQVESEVAATVDHEIVERTSGYQLQEEASTYEDKSTTKEPLAGKSILLVDDDMRNVFSLTNALEKQKMKVVFAENGKEALEVLQTTPNVDLVLMDIMMPVMNGYEAMSEIRDIPEFETLPIIALTAKAMKSDREKCFASGASDYISKPVNMDQLLSLIRVWLHK, encoded by the coding sequence ATGAAAATCAAAACAAGATTATATGTAGGGTTTGCTTCCGTTTTAATGTTAATGGTTATTTTAGGTGGAGGGGCACTCTATGTTCATTTGCAACAATTACATGTTAATGAAGTAATTAAAGAAAAATATGAGCATGTGAAATTAGCTAATTTCATTCTAGCTGAGACAAACAATACGTCAAGAATGCTTCGTGACTTACTATTAGGTGATATTTCACCAGAAGATCCTATTATTATGGATTCAAGAGCTCAAGCATATGAGGCAATCGATGCTTATGAACAATTGTCAAACTCTGATGAGATTTCAGAATTATTAACAGAATTAAGAGCGATAAATGATATTTATACAAATGCTGCTGAAACTGTGATTGAGCTTGTCAAAAACGATGAAATTGAACAAGCTACTAAAGTATTAATCGTTGATCACCGTGATGATCGAGTTAGCTTGTCTTATAATTCTCAACTACTTGCCTCAATGGAAGAAGAAATAATGAATGAGGCAATAGAGGAATCATATACCCTTTATCAGAGGGCGTATATGATGTTTTGGATTGTAGTAATAGCATGCTTCATCGGTTGTTTAGCAATTACTACTTGGGTTGTGAAAACAACAACAAGAGGAATAAATCGAGTAAGCTCTGTTATCGCAGCAGTTCCAAGAAATCCGAATGAAGTATTACCTCGTATTACCGACATTCCAAAAGATGAAACAAAAGAAATTGCCCTTGCTTATAATGCAATGGCCAATGTCTTAGATGAAAATATGGCTCACGAGAAAGAATTAAAAGAGAAATTACACGAGGAAAATTGGATTAAAACCAATATTGCTGAAATTACAACTTCTTATCAAGGGGCACAGCATCTAACTAAATTTGCAGAACTAATTATTTCTAAGGTAACACCAATGGTTGGCGCTACTTATGGTGTTTTCTATTTTATCGATGAACAGGATTCAGTCATTACTCAAATTGCTACATATGCAGCGAATGAGAATAAAATAAATAATGACACGATCAAAATGGGAGAAGGGCTTGTAGGTCAATGCGCCAAAGAAAAGAAAATAATTGATTTGGAGTCTATTCCTGAAGGTTCATTAAAGGTTACGTCTGGCCTTATAAGTGCAAGCCCAAGAGCTTTAATGATTTTACCGATTGAGTTTGAGGGTCGTGTAATTGCAGTGATCGAACTTGCTAGCTTTGAAGACTTTACAACGTTACAGAAACAACTGTTAGTTATTGTTTGCAATACAATTGGTGTAAGTATTAATAGCATATTTGGCCGGATGAAAATTGAAAACTTATTAGATGAGTCACAAACGCTTACTGAAGAATTGCAAACTCAGTCTGAGGAGCTCCAACAGCAGCAAGAAGAATTACAAATTATTAACGAAAAGTTAGAAGAACAATATTACAATTCAGAAGAGAAAACGAAAGAACTAGAAAAAATTAAAGTAGACCTTGAGGAAAAAAATAGACATGTAGAATTAAGTTCTAAATATAAGTCAGAGTTTTTAGCAAATATGTCACATGAATTACGGACGCCATTAAATAGTATGTTAATTTTGTCTGAAATGCTAGCTGATAATAGTGAGGGGAATTTAACAGATGATGAAACGGAATATGCCAAAACCATTTTTGCATCTGGGAAAGACTTATTGAACCTTATTAATGATATTTTAGATTTATCAAAAATAGAAACAGGTAACATTGAAATTTATCCAGGAGAAGTTTATGTAGATGACTTGATCGCAACATTAAAAAGACAATTTACTCCAGTGGCTAATCAGAAGGGAATTGATTTTTCGTATGAAGTTGCAGAAGGATTCCCAAAATCAATGATTACAGATGACCTGCGCTTTAAGCAGGTACTTAAGAATTTGCTCTCCAATGCTTTTAAATTTACAAAGGCTGGTTCTGTCTTTGTAAAGTTTGATGTTTATAATGATCACTCACTTCATGAACATGGTGCGAAAAGCGATATGAAGTTAGCAATCTCTGTTACAGATACAGGGATAGGAATCCCGAAAGAATCGCAAGCTTTGATATTTGAAGCATTTAAGCAAGGGGACGGAACGACAACTCGTATGTATGGAGGAACGGGGCTTGGCTTATCTATCTCTAAGGAAATCGTTCATTTACTTGGAGGGTACATCGAAGTAGAAAGCGTAGTAGGAAAAGGTAGTACGTTTACCGTCTTTTTACCATTTCACTATGCAAAATGGCAAACGAATCAGGTTGAGTCTGAAGTCGCAGCGACAGTAGACCATGAAATCGTTGAGCGGACATCAGGGTATCAGTTGCAAGAAGAAGCTAGTACTTATGAGGACAAGTCAACGACCAAAGAACCTTTAGCAGGAAAGAGCATTTTGCTTGTCGATGATGATATGCGCAACGTCTTTTCATTAACCAATGCGCTTGAAAAACAAAAAATGAAAGTCGTTTTTGCTGAAAATGGAAAAGAGGCACTTGAAGTGTTACAGACTACCCCGAATGTAGATCTTGTATTAATGGATATAATGATGCCGGTTATGAATGGTTATGAAGCAATGAGTGAAATTCGAGATATTCCTGAGTTCGAAACATTGCCGATTATCGCCCTTACAGCCAAAGCAATGAAAAGTGACAGGGAAAAGTGCTTCGCTTCAGGGGCTTCAGATTATATTAGTAAACCTGTAAATATGGATCAACTATTATCTTTAATCAGAGTATGGTTACACAAGTAG
- a CDS encoding LytR/AlgR family response regulator transcription factor yields the protein METSFARLLSSFLKEWAPESSSIAIAAGDRYVKYIPSGHDLNLIEGQLVPKGSITEQVYLQKERVEGFVDKSVFGTSYYGIGYPIENFDSYSFGAVVLIFPPDFSSNQSSSLSFITGKHENCWKPIAVEEISYIESKQKKTYIYTHNGTYSSIFPLKTLELQLPKTFIRIHRSYIVNISYINQISRDLSSNLIVVLKDPEELTLTISQTYVQQVRRVLGF from the coding sequence TTGGAAACTAGTTTTGCACGTCTTCTATCCTCGTTTTTAAAAGAGTGGGCTCCTGAATCCTCTTCAATTGCTATTGCAGCCGGTGATCGATATGTGAAGTATATACCTAGTGGGCACGACTTAAATCTCATTGAAGGTCAATTAGTTCCTAAAGGAAGTATCACTGAACAAGTTTACCTACAAAAAGAACGTGTCGAAGGATTTGTAGATAAGTCGGTTTTTGGTACATCATATTATGGTATTGGTTATCCAATTGAAAACTTTGACTCATACTCTTTTGGAGCGGTAGTTCTCATTTTTCCACCTGATTTCTCTTCTAATCAATCAAGTTCTCTATCATTTATTACCGGTAAGCATGAGAATTGTTGGAAGCCAATAGCAGTTGAAGAAATTAGTTATATTGAAAGTAAACAAAAGAAGACATATATTTATACACATAATGGCACGTATAGTTCCATTTTCCCTTTAAAAACACTCGAATTGCAATTACCTAAAACGTTTATTCGAATTCATAGATCTTATATTGTTAACATCTCCTATATTAATCAAATCTCTCGTGATCTATCTTCTAATTTGATAGTTGTATTAAAGGACCCAGAAGAATTGACACTTACTATTAGCCAAACGTATGTACAACAAGTGCGTAGGGTACTTGGCTTTTGA
- a CDS encoding sugar phosphate isomerase/epimerase family protein has translation MEMQFSLAHLTALELSPPELTYVAAKAGYDFVSIRPIYMGLPGEPNYALAENKEMMQQTKRALNETGIKLLDIELARIYEGLDPKIYLPAFEVAAELGARHVLSSIWTDDRSSYIEKFDELCELAEPYGLSVELEFVPIASVTNLKGVVDVLETVKRENTGIMIDAHHFHRSGDKPEDLDQIPREWFNYFHLCDAPSHIPSNIEEMKRILREERLYVGEGGINVAEIVNHLPQIPYSIELPNIHRARKLGYEEFVKQCLQTAKEYFSRNARVTLEK, from the coding sequence ATGGAAATGCAATTTTCTTTAGCGCATCTTACGGCTCTTGAGTTATCACCACCAGAATTAACGTATGTAGCTGCAAAAGCGGGTTATGATTTTGTAAGTATTCGACCAATATACATGGGATTACCTGGTGAGCCTAATTATGCTTTGGCCGAAAACAAAGAGATGATGCAGCAAACTAAAAGGGCTCTAAATGAGACTGGCATTAAACTATTAGATATTGAGTTAGCTCGTATTTATGAAGGACTTGATCCTAAAATCTACTTGCCAGCCTTCGAAGTTGCTGCTGAGCTTGGAGCAAGGCATGTTCTTAGCTCTATATGGACAGATGATCGAAGTTCCTATATTGAGAAATTTGATGAGCTGTGTGAATTGGCAGAGCCCTATGGATTATCGGTAGAATTGGAATTTGTACCAATTGCTAGCGTTACAAATCTGAAAGGAGTGGTTGATGTCCTTGAAACTGTCAAAAGGGAAAATACGGGGATCATGATAGATGCACATCATTTTCATCGTTCAGGTGATAAACCTGAAGATTTGGATCAGATTCCTCGTGAATGGTTTAACTATTTTCATTTGTGTGACGCCCCTAGTCATATCCCAAGTAATATAGAAGAAATGAAGCGGATTTTAAGAGAAGAGCGGTTATATGTGGGGGAGGGAGGAATAAATGTAGCTGAGATTGTAAATCATCTCCCTCAGATTCCCTATTCCATTGAGTTACCGAATATACACCGTGCAAGAAAACTTGGCTATGAAGAATTTGTTAAACAATGTTTACAGACAGCTAAGGAATACTTTTCCAGAAACGCTAGAGTGACATTGGAAAAATAA